A window of Haliscomenobacter hydrossis DSM 1100 contains these coding sequences:
- a CDS encoding amidohydrolase — MKQITIITCCLLFALGLNAQASKGSLLIKNGTVLTVTKGTLEGSDVLIENGKITRIGKSLSAPAGVKTIDATGKYVMPGIIDAHSHIAIDAVNEATNPVTAEVAVGDAIDPMDISIYRALAGGTTASHAMHGSANAIGGQCQTIKHRFGTLNPNEYPMEGAPRTIKFALGENPTRVHGIGRGIVPRTRMGVEFVIRKSFSEAKAYDEAWKKYNAEKASKPTALPPKYDRRLETLAAVLNGQILIHCHSYRADEILMLMDVCKDFGVKKITFQHVNEGFKVAPELAAFGASASVFADWWAYKFEVYYSTAYNAAILTKNGVVTSINSDDAGYIRHLYHEAAKTQYYGGLTDDEALALITINPAKQLGVENRIGSLEVGKDGDVAIFDGHPLSVYGVPVFAIVDGIVRFDRANDPDDMRLDVDPIRATTTFQMAAGHHDHDRCMQGVQEAMEQLFQLKN; from the coding sequence ATGAAGCAAATCACCATCATAACCTGCTGCCTGTTGTTTGCACTTGGCCTCAATGCCCAAGCCTCCAAAGGCAGCCTGCTGATCAAAAACGGTACGGTACTGACCGTGACCAAAGGAACGCTGGAAGGTTCCGACGTTTTGATCGAAAATGGCAAGATCACCAGAATTGGCAAAAGCCTGAGCGCACCCGCTGGCGTAAAAACCATTGACGCTACTGGCAAATACGTCATGCCGGGTATCATCGATGCCCACTCGCACATTGCCATTGATGCCGTCAACGAAGCCACCAACCCCGTCACTGCGGAGGTGGCCGTTGGAGACGCCATCGACCCCATGGACATTTCCATCTATCGCGCTTTGGCCGGAGGTACGACCGCCTCGCACGCCATGCACGGATCGGCCAACGCCATTGGCGGCCAGTGCCAAACCATCAAGCACCGTTTTGGTACGCTGAACCCTAACGAGTATCCGATGGAAGGCGCACCACGCACCATCAAGTTTGCCTTGGGTGAAAACCCCACACGGGTACACGGTATTGGTCGGGGCATCGTACCCCGCACCCGGATGGGGGTTGAGTTTGTGATCCGCAAATCTTTTTCTGAGGCCAAAGCTTACGACGAGGCCTGGAAAAAATACAATGCTGAAAAAGCGAGCAAACCCACTGCGTTGCCACCCAAATACGACCGCCGTCTGGAAACCCTGGCCGCAGTACTCAATGGCCAGATTTTGATTCACTGCCACTCTTACCGCGCCGACGAAATCCTGATGCTGATGGATGTGTGTAAGGATTTTGGGGTAAAAAAAATCACTTTCCAACACGTCAACGAAGGGTTCAAAGTTGCGCCCGAATTGGCTGCCTTTGGTGCTTCTGCCTCGGTATTTGCCGACTGGTGGGCTTACAAATTTGAGGTCTATTACTCTACCGCCTACAATGCTGCCATTTTGACCAAAAACGGCGTCGTTACTTCGATTAACTCCGACGATGCAGGGTACATCCGTCACCTCTACCACGAAGCGGCCAAAACCCAGTACTACGGCGGATTGACCGACGATGAGGCGCTGGCGCTGATTACCATCAACCCCGCCAAGCAACTGGGTGTTGAAAACCGCATCGGCTCACTGGAAGTAGGCAAAGATGGTGATGTAGCCATTTTTGATGGCCATCCGCTTTCTGTTTACGGTGTACCCGTTTTCGCCATCGTGGATGGCATTGTGCGTTTTGACCGTGCCAACGACCCCGACGATATGCGCCTGGACGTTGACCCTATCCGTGCTACCACCACTTTCCAAATGGCTGCTGGTCATCATGATCACGATCGTTGCATGCAAGGGGTACAGGAAGCGATGGAGCAACTGTTTCAATTGAAAAATTAA